A genomic window from Fusarium falciforme chromosome 2, complete sequence includes:
- a CDS encoding Protein SSH4, with the protein MTSERGSSPNREPTPTLPLSSIPQKRALEEGRHSPVVPSPLNPEVRPSESLAPEDAAAQAARSKSARTKKDTLKKREAKGGDSARATPDPRAKEPKQSESSPLRYKLAPPKPSDFDPPRGPVLTAHHEITTPSGEAVEFFETSDHVSNKKNFRYTHCIADPLFPSMIYYRGTEPEPFGPRMSFEDSAGHVFFDKSARQVTTDKGFRMARANVAVREGRWYWECKITQGIRPPKDGESKPEGGRHVRMGWARREASLDAPVGFDAYSYGIRDVAGEKVHMSRPKEFFPEGEGIREGDVIGLEIQLPSEHLHRKIMTGQYNPLVDQADEEPAPSAEAHNIVRDRVPIRFKAHTYFEKIEYHTTKELEDLMNPASTSVNNTSEAPGPTHPTPGLRTLPNSRIRVYKNGVLMGTPFENLLGFLPPASRPMPQVGAREGLDDGMLGYYPAVSVFRGGAVEVNFGPDFWYPPADDTTNGDVDMVSRSKARLSKLHAVSERYRDQIAEDIVYDIIDEVDFWMQDGGGATDRQGVSAKSEAVAMAPGREEIKELVQDD; encoded by the exons atgacaTCCGAGCGCGGCAGCAGCCCCAACCGGGAGCCTACTCCAACCCTTCCCCTATCCTCGATCCCGCAGAAACGCGCCCTCGAAGAAGGCCGTCACAGCCCCGTCGTTCCCTCGCCATTGAACCCCGAAGTCAGGCCCTCCGAGTCTCTAGCCCCCGAAGATGCTGCTGCGCAAGCTGCCCGCTCCAAGTCGGCCCGTACAAAGAAGGACACGCTCAAAAAACGCGAGGCCAAGGGCGGTGACAGTGCCCGCGCGACCCCGGATCCAAGGGCAAAGGAACCAAAGCAGAGCGAATCTAGTCCGCTACGCTACAAGCTTGCGCCTCCCAAGCCGTCCGACTTTGACCCCCCACGAGGGCCTGTCTTGACGGCGCACCACGAAATCACTACTCCCAGCGGTGAAGCGGTCGAGTTTTTTGAGACATCTGATCA TGTTTCCAACAAGAAGAACTTCCGCTACACGCATTGTATCGCCGACCCCCTCTTCCCATCCATGATCTACTATCGAGGTACCGAGCCTGAGCCTTTCGGGCCCCGCATGAGCTTCGAAGACTCTGCGGGGCACGTCTTCTTCGACAAGTCGGCGCGACAAGTCACAACTGATAAAGGGTTTCGAATGGCACGGGCGAATGTGGCTGTAAGAGAGGGTCGGTGGTACTGGGAGTGCAAAATCACACAAGGAATAAGACCGCCCAAGGATGGCGAGTCCAAGCCAGAAGGTGGACGACATGTTCGGATGGGCTGGGCAAGACGGGAGGCATCTCTTGATGCGCCCGTAGGATTCGATGCCTACAGCTATGGCATTCGAGATGTCGCGGGAGAAAAGGTCCATATGTCACGGCCCAAAGAATTCTTCCCTGAGGGAGAAGGCATCCGAGAAGGTGATGTCATTGGACTGGAGATTCAACTGCCGTCAGAACATCTTCATCGCAAGATCATGACTGGACAGTACAACCCGCTAGTCGACCAGGCTGACGAGGAGCCTGCGCCTTCAGCTGAAGCGCACAACATTGTGCGCGATCGCGTACCCATCCGCTTCAAGGCTCACACCTATTTCGAAAAGATCGAATATCACACGAcaaaggagctggaggatctCATGAACCCGGCTTCTACAAGTGTCAACAATACCTCAGAAGCACCCGGGCCTACTCATCCAACTCCAGGCCTCCGTACTCTTCCCAACTCACGTATCAGAGTATACAAGAACGGTGTTCTCATGGGCACCCCCTTTGAGAAcctccttggcttcctccCTCCTGCGTCTCGCCCGATGCCTCAAGTGGGCGCCCGCGAAGGCCTCGACGACGGCATGCTGGGATACTACCCTGCCGTGAGCGTCTTTCGTGGCGGCGCCGTCGAGGTCAACTTTGGGCCAGACTTTTGGTATCCCCCAGCCGATGACACCACAAATGGCGACGTGGATATGGTCTCACGTTCCAAAGCCAGGTTATCCAAGCTCCACGCTGTTTCAGAGCGTTATCGCGACCAGATCGCTGAGGATATTGTCTACGATATTATCGACGAGGTTGACTTCTGGATGCAGGATGGTGGGGGTGCAACAGATCGCCAAGGCGTGAGCGCCAAGAGCGAAGCTGTTGCCATGGCGCCAGGACGGGAAGAGATCAAGGAGCTGGTCCAGGATGATTGA